DNA from Peromyscus eremicus unplaced genomic scaffold, PerEre_H2_v1 PerEre#2#chr22_unloc_1, whole genome shotgun sequence:
atttacttttttttttctttttttttttttttttttttggttttttgagacagagtttctctgtgtagctttgcgccttttcctggaactcactttggagaccaggctggcctcgaactcagagatccacctgcctctgcctcccgagtgctgggattaaaggcgtgcgccaccaccgcccggcaagaatttacttttaataagagggggaaaaagaaaataaaagaaaaaaagagagagagaaaaaacccaGCATACAAAGGAACAGATTTCTTTTGGGCATTTTTGTACTTAGTTCTGGTTGATTCCCCTGCCCCACTTGATTCCCTCCTCACCTGTTTGtcttttattcagccataaaaataaaattgtgaaattTCTAGGAAAATGGGTATAACTGGAAAATatattaagtgaggtaacccagactcataaagacaaatatttagtgTTCTCCTTTGTGTACCCCTGTTTCCTAATGGCAGATTTGTGGGGCAAGTTAGAGTGATCCACAAATACACGTGTTTATACTTTGGGAAAATTACCGTGTGGCAGTGATGCTAGGGAGGttgcagatggctcagtggttgggagcactggctgctctttcagaggacctggattcagttcccagcacccacatggtggctcacaagcatctgtaaccaCAGTTCTCTGGGAcccaacactctcacacagacatacactcaggcaaaacattaatgcacataaaaaaagtTATGCTaggagagtgagagagcagaaaagacgtgtatgtgtgtgtgtgtgtgtgtgtgtgtgtatgtgtgtgtgtgagtgtgtgtaagtgtgtgtgatgtgtgtgatgtgtgtgaatatgatatatgagtgtatgtgatttgtgtgtgtggtgtgtatgtaatatgtgtgatatgtgtgaatgtaatctgtatgtgtatgtgatttatgtgtggtgtgtgtgaatgtgtgatgtgtgtgatatatgtaaatgtgtgtgatttgagtatgtggtatgtgtgtgttatgtgtgtgaatgtaatgTGTGTTTTGTATCTGAgtgttgtgcgtgtgtgtgatgtgtgtgaatgtaatgtgtgtaatgtgtgtgttgtatgtgagcTCCAGTGTACCTTGGACAATATGAGACCTGCATTTTAAAAACAGCACAGCAGCCAGGGAGGTCtttcagtgggtaagaatgcttgctgtgtaAATGTAGGGACTTGAGTTGAACTCTCAGAATtcctgggtgtggcagcacatgcctttaattccagcactcaggaggcagaaacagacagatcgctaagttccagttcagccagggatacacagaaaaatcctgtctagaaaacaaaaacaaaataaaaaattcccagGATTCATGTAAAAAgttgtctttttaaagatttatttattatatatacagtgttctgcctgcatggccagaagagggtgccagatctcattacagatggttgtgagccaccatgtggttgctgggaattgaactcaggacctctggaagagcagccagtgctcttaaccattgagccatctctccagcctgtaaaAAGTTGTctttaaccccagtgctgagggtGTGAATAGGGAGACAGGAAGGATTGCTAAAACTGCCAATCTGTTGCCTGCCAATCTTGCTGGCTGCCaatctagctccaggttcagtgagaagccCTGTCTGAAAGGAACAAAGTACAGAAGGAGAGAGCAGGACATCCAATATCCTACTCTAGTtcctacatacacatgtgcatgtagaccacacatgcacacgcacacacaatcacaagacaagacaaaagctGTTAGGGATGTAGGCAGAGACACAGACATGTGTGTGAGTGGCTAGACAGTGTCCCATGACAGAATGACACGTTGGGCTGAGGGTTGTGAGGGCCTGGAATAGACTTGAATAAACTCCAGGGAAATCTGTTTATTGTAACAACAAACTGGGCACATGTGTCCCCCATTTCTGGCTGGGGTCCTGATGTCCCTCAGTCTCTACTGGAGGACTTGGTGCAGAAGGTCCTACCTCCAGAGAGGAATCCAGGTGCTTCAGGGAAAGAACTGGGTTCCCACTCTAGGCTCAGCAAGGACACAGATGGGCTGGAGAGGCCTCACGGTCCCAGGGCAGAGAAATTCCCTGAGGCTATGTCAAAGTCATAGGCTGAGCATCAATCTAAACAGGTGGTAATCAGCTCTGAATGAATGAAGGGAAATGGGGCTGGTAATGACTAGGACAACTGGCCCTTAGGGACATGAGTAGGAGCAGGTGAAGGGAACCACTGTCCTGGTGTTTCTCACCTGGAACATCTGCCTGAGGGTCATAGTTTAATGTATTGCTCTTGAGAACCTTGTTACCCATTGGTATCCTAGTCTGAGCTGATAATACGGCACCTGGGAACTGGTCCTGTGGCGAGTTCTAAAAAACATGTAGAAGTTTCAGAGAAGGGTATTCTGGGAGTTCAACATGGGGAAGACGCTGGAAGAGTGTCTTTGGAGAGGGGTCATGGGGAAGGAGTTGGgagattataatattatattataattaacaGGCTCAGAAAAGGATGCCCCTGAAATGCATACATATTAAGACCCAATCTGGGAGTTCAGAGTCTTCCTAGGAGGATGTGAgggcagaggaacagagctggAAAGCATCCTTGTAAGGTGGCCATGTGGGACTGTTTCTGGTGGAAACAATGATGTCAGCTTTGAGCAGTAGGGATCAGCCTAAGGTTTTGGGGCTTGGTGCTCTTTGGTAGGTATTGATAGAGATGAGTTGTGAGAGACTGATTACAGGATTGTGAGAGCAAGGTCTGGAGAGATATACCAGGATGGGAAGGGgatagtttcaggggatccattAGTAGGTCATTTAAGGGAGACCTTGAAGGTGGTGGATGGAGATTTAGTATTCATGTGTGGAGTCTGGAGAGAACAAAGGGGTTTGGTTAGCTGAGAGTGAGTGGCCCACACTCCTGACACCCTTCCTATCTTCCAGCGCTGATAGATTAGTGCAGTTTTCATTCCTCATCAGAGAATATTTGCTTTGCAGTGAATGGCAAGCAATATACAGACCCTCCAGGTGGTTAGAGTgcagatgtcagggacaaggacagaatctctaaggacaggcaactagatcatcttacagtcaggttgcctagcaacaggacattgaggcagagcccttgaccctttcaccctgtaaacatcctatacaaacatcctgttagcttgccccaccttatgcagatgacagcttcttgctccccccaccctgcaggaactatataaaccctcttggagaaaaataaagttgcaccttgatcagaatctagacttggtgtatttccttgtctCTCCTGTCCCTAtgattccgtccttagggtggtcaagaacccgttgtagccctgcaggcggggcatgCAGAGACCAAGTAAATGTGGAATTCACAGCCCTGGATAAGATGTCACACTGTTTCCCATGACTAAGGGAGCTtttcagaagagggggcagagaaTTCTTAAAAGCCAGAGGTTGGTGAGGACTGTTGGAAAATAGTGTTCTCACTACACATCAGGCCACTGCAtttatgaactcacagcagctgtgcttgTCTGCACAAGGCCTATGCAATATCCAGCCATTTAACATTCCAGCATAAATGGAAGAGGGGGTTCTCTAAGTTGAAGAGCTTTGGATAAGGAGAATGAGTTTTCTTCAGGGCAGTGTTCCCTGTTAGGATGCCTACATGACAGTGGATGGCCCTATACTCATGCCCACATGGCCACTATTGAGTGGACTCAATGGGCTATGAAAAGAAATCATGAAGTTGGAAGGAGGATGTAGTGGAGAGGCTCTGGGAGGCACTGGAGGGGAAATGGGGGATGGATAAAATGAAGACAGATtgcatataaaattctcaaagggaaaagaaatccATGCatggattaagaaaaaaaaagaatgagtagaCTATAAGGGGTGTGTTTGAAAGGATAACAAAGGGTGCAGACATGGAGGGTGAGTAGAGTTGGAGTATTCTTGGAAGAATTCTGGGGTGTGGTATGCAGAACAACTTGTGAAGACTTTTTGGGGGAATGGTTTGGAGGGTTTGAGGAAGTATATCAAGGGAGATGACCTAAAGCCTAAAACCTTAAGAGTCCATGGAAATTTGGAGACagctttccagtgtgtgtgtgtgtgtgtgtgtgtgtgtgtgtgtgtgtgtgtgtgatctaaggatattttgaaaacatttagaTGTGTCTGTGTGCTTTCCTCAACCTAAGGATGCCATGGATGGACATATAGGCTACAGATCCCTAGAAAGTGGGTTGACAGGACTAAAAAACagtgttgttgttttagttttaggGTTTGTTATGAGGGAAGTATATTTAAGGGATTAGAATTAGGGTATTtctctccatgagtaaactgggggcgAAGTGGGGCAATAGAGGGTTgaaaacatgagggaatgggattgttaaactgggggagggatggagtgggagagcaatgaaggagatatcttgatagagggatacattatggggttagggagaagcctggtgctagggaaattcccaggaacccacaaggatgaccccagcttagactactagcaatagtggagagggtgcctgaactggccttctctggtaatcagattggtgaataccctgtcatcatagagccttcatccagtaactgatggaagcagatgcagagatccacagccaagcaccaggcagagctctaggagtccagttgaagagagggaagagggattctatgagcaagagtgatcaaaatcatgatggggaaatctacagagacaactgaactaagCTTGAAGGAACTCACAAATTTAGGCCgatagctgtggaacctgcatgggaccagactaggccccctgcatacgggagacagttgtatagcttggtctgtttcaggggcccctggcagtgggatcagcatctatccctggtgcatgaactggatttttggagcccattacctatggtgggatgccttgctcagccttaatgcagggggaaGACTTATTCCTGCCTCAACTGCAGGTATcatgctttgctgacttcccatgggagcccttactcTTTtggaaggggatgggggtggggggatggggggaagactgggggggaacaggaggagggatgagaggtgaatctgtggttggtatgtaaaatgaataaaaaatttcttaaattaaaaaaaaagtattagggTGTCTCAGAGAGATGGTCATGGATATTTTAGGATAGTTTACAGTCAGAAATGTTTGGAGGAGAAGATACCAGGGGTGTGAGGGGTTGGAGATGGGAGGATAGGGATTGAGGGGTAAATTGGAGGGTGTAGGCTAGTGGCTTAATGAGAACATGAGTCATCTGGGTGGGCCTTAGAGCACGGGATAGAGCTGGAAGACAACAGGACTGAGTTTGCTTGGCAAGAAAGCTTTACTGCCTTCAGCCCTTCCCACCTTGTCCCCTGTTAGTAGCATTTTCGGTATACAACCTGAGGTCCCCTTTCTTCATAATGTTCCCGCAAGACCCAGCAGGACTGGAAAGCACGCAACGAGGCCAGAATGGAGCCCCCAATCCACACAGAGAGGTTCCTGTTGGGTTGTGCCATCACCACCACGTGATCCTCAGGTGGCAGAGAGCGCAGTAGCTCTGCCCTGAAGCGACCCTCCAGGCCAGTAAAGAGGGAGGAGCCTCCACACAGGAGCACATTCTGGGCCACATGGTTCCGTAGCTCCCGAGGCACCTTTATGAGGCTCTGTTCAGCCATGGCTGGGAGGCCCATGGGCGACAGTCCTGGTATCTCGGGCGGATGGAATAGGAGCTCTGGGCACTGGAATAACTCCTTCCCCAGAGTGACAGTCCGTCCATCCGGCAGCTTCAGGGTCTGCTTGCACTCCTGATCCAGACGAGCCTGCTCCTTTTGGAAATCTGAGGCCAAATAACAGTAACGGTGTTTGATGCTCTCCACAATGTCCAGGTCCTCTTGTCTCAATGAGAAGCCAGAGCCCAGCAGCATCTCTGCTAGAAAGGCAGTAAGATGGTTGCCGGCCAGGTCCAAGCGTTGGATGGCATGGGGTAGGTTGTAGCCCTGAACAACTGGCACTGTGTAGCTGACTCCATGGCCAGTGTCTACAACAAGTCCATTAACACGCCCGTGGGCATAGACTGACAATACAGATTGAGATGCCACATATATGGCTGGAGAGTGCAGAGACTCAAAGGCCACTTCTATTAGCTTCTCACGGTTGGTAACTGGGCTGAAGGGTGGATCCGAAAACAGTAGAGGGTGATCCTGGGTGGCCACTCGGAGATCATGTTCCAGGATGTGTCGCCAGATTAGTTCGGCTGCTTCCCAGTCCACCACAATGCCGTTGCGAATAGGTTTCACCAACCTCAGCTCTGGGCGGGAGCGGGCTGCCTCCCCAATAAACGTTTCCAGCTCTGACCGGCCCTTGGTAGCCTGTTTCTTGGGCTGGCAACCCAGGATGGTGGCCACGGTATAGGTGGGTTGGGAATGTCCTGCAAAGCCCACTTTACAGGTGCCTGTGCCCATGTCAATAACCACAGCACCTGTCTTTGGTGGGAGCCTGTCGACAACCAGGTTGAGGGAATCTTGCTGTAGACTGTTGTTCACAAGGAGTGTGCTGGAGTTCAGGGCAAGAGGTCCAGGAGTCTCTGGGGAGGGCTGGGGCTTTGCGTGTCCATTGACATCCATGGCTGCAAGTGGCCTGATGAGGCTGCTTGTCAAGGTAGACCTCTTTTCTCTGGGGCACCAGTGGAAAGGCTGATCAAGGCCCAGGATGGCCAgaaagagcgagagagagaggatagaacAGTGGTGGTCTGTGACATCACTGTGCTTGCCCTTGCTTCACAATGCAGGGATGTAGTGGGTTGAGATGGGTTGGGGGAAGGCAGGAAGAACCTCTTTGTATGAATTTCACCTGGGAGAAATGTCTATTTACCAGAGGCAGAGTGAGAAGAAGATATTCTGCTCAAGTCTAGCTTGGTCAAACAGTGAGTTTAACTGGAGttgcttacaggagtgtgggtaaGGGATTGTTTACAGGCACGGCACATGGGTAAAGGCTATACTTAAAGGGTAAACATACTCTGACTGGCAAATCCTGATGCAGAAGCTTCCCATACTCAAGAATACCTGCTCCTGTAGATGGCTTCTATCTGAAATCCAGACCACAGTGGTCAAGGTTACCTGTCAATATAGATGGTTGTTATCCGAAACTGCAGAGGCTGAACCAAGACCAATAAAATTTCCACTGAACTGCACCCTGATAGGCACTTCCCACTGCAAACCCCACAAGATCTCAAGCCCTTGTACCACAGCCTATATGCACAGTCTTCATTCCCATGGAGAGGTTGTTGCTTTTCATTGTTCTAATTAAAGGACAGTCTGCTCCTGTTGAGGTAGGAGATTTTGCCATCCCATCCCAGTCCGATCTAACAACACCAGTGAAGGAAAATATCTCCTTTGGCAACTGTTAACTGCCTGTACACCCTTGGAAAGGGGTATGGCTTCCTGAGTCCCTACTCGTAGCAACAGCTTACTCTCTTGTAGGGAGGGGTGAGACCTCCTAGGCCTCTCCCTTAGCAACCACAAACTGTCTATAAATTCCTGGGGAGGAGTATGATGGCCTTGTGAGCCTCACCTCTGTGATGGACAATCAATAGGCTCAATTTTATGAAGGTCTCCCATGTGTAATCACAGCAACAAGGCCATGTCTTGCCAGAGGGCAGAATTCCACAGCAGAGCGCCACAGCCCTCATTTCTTTATGACTACCCTCAGAGTGCCCAGTCTGCAGAGGAAAGCAGGTCTCTGATTCAGCATCTTCAATGCAGAACCCActctcacacaacacacacacacacacacacacacacacacacacacacacacacacacacacgcaatccTTCTGTGGGTACCTTGCCCAGTCTTCCAAGAATGCAAATCAGAAGGTAACAGGCCAAACTGACTGTCTGGCTTTCTTCCTtatgtttttttccttccctcttgtagcagtttgaatgtaattggccccaataatctcatagggagtggcactattgtgaagtgtggctttgttggagtgggtatggccttgttggaagaagtgtgtcactgtgggggcaggctttgagggttcCTATGCTTAGAATACTGACTGCCCCGTGTGTcatttgacttcctgttgcctgcaagccaagatgtaaccagcaccatgtctgcctgcatgctgtcatgctccccaccatgataataatggactgaacctctgaaactgtaatcaggcCACCCTAAATTAAGTGTTtgccttataagagttgccgtggtcaagCCTGGCACAGGGGGATCTCCCAGGAGTCTATGGGGAGGATCTGGGCTTAGAttcttagcaatagtggataagtagcctgaactggctgtctcctttgaccagattggtgcctggaccagttgtcatcagaaagacttcatctagcaactgatggaggcagatgcagagatccacagccaaacattaggcagagtttgggattcctgtggaggaggaggagaaaggagtgtaggagccagaggggtcaaggacaccatgagaagGCTCACATAatcaattaacctgggctcatagaggctaacagagactgaaccaacaatcagggagcctgcaattagactctgaatatatgttacagttgtgtagttgttgaaatcctaacagtgggaacaggggctgtctctaactcttttgctggcttttgggaccctacttcaCATACTAggtcaccttgctcagccttaatacatgaggaggtgcctagtcttactgcaacttgatatgccacattttattgatactcataggagaTGGGCCCTTTcatggatggagatggaagaagaGGGGATTGGGAAGTTGGAGTAGGGGAGtaggggagagggacagggaggggaggatgggcggaggctgcagctgggatgtaaaataagtatgaatgaataaacaaattgaaaaaagttaaaatttaaaagtttagaaGTCAGACTGACATggaaactgtggtggtttgaataaaaatgtcccccataggctcatagggagcagcattattaggaggtgtggccttgttggagaaagtgtgacactgggggtgggatttgaggtctcagaagctcaatcCAGGCCTATTGGCTCTGTctcttcctattgcctgtggatcaagatgtaagaactctcggCTCctcttccagcaccatgtcttcctgatACTGccttgctttctgccatgatgataatggactaaacttctgaactgtaagccagccacaattaaatgcttttgtttataagtaaaaaagagttgccgtggtcaacAATGAACAATTCATTACTTCTCAGGAAGGGATGGGTCTTCACTGATACTTCCTTCCTCTATCCATTGTGGAAAGTTGGGAGGCCCAAGTTTGGGTAAGTTTGCACAGCTGCTGTGTTCACGGTTACAGTAATGTCATATCTGGATGGCAGTGTTTCATGACACtctctcctgacccagcctttgctctctgtcctctctttTTCAGTATTTCCTGGACCTTTGAGTAGGGATAGGGAGTGTTGCTGTCCTGTTTAGGTCTGAGCACTCTTCAaccacttattctctgcactttgagcAGGTATGAGTCACTGCATTCACCTTCACCCTCAGACTGAGAGCTGTGGGTATAGacgtaaatatttagaaggaagtCTCACAACACGTGCATGTAGGAAAAGAAGGTCGTATGCTGGCTTGTTTGACCATGCGCCCCTCCCAGCTGTAGGATTTGTACCAAATTCATGGTATTGCATGCACTCCCTGCTTTGGAGAGGAGTTctggtgctttttgtttgttttttgaatgtCCATAACAACCACAAACACACTAAGTGAAAATATTTCATTCGTCCTTTTCAAACAGTTACACTTTTAAATTCTGTTACACTTTTAAATTCTGTGATagagaatggagagatggctcagcacttaagaataCTAGTtatttttgcagaggacttgggttcccTTCTCGTGGCAGCATATAACCAttcttaactccagtttcaggggatctgacgccctcttctgaccatgtgcttcacagacatacatgtaggaaaaaatgtttgtatatagaaaagaaaaaaattgtaaattatGCAATAGCTGAAAGACATGAGGGTGAACTCACATAGGACTGACTCACAGTTCTGTGCATTCCAGGGAtccagctcaggttgtcaggagtGAGCAGCAGGTGTTttgacccactaagccatctccctcaCCCAAAAAGTTGTATTTAAAATTTCCCTATCAGTCTCACATTGTCTGTAGTTTTGCCACAGTCTTTATTTTGCTAGCAATGTGCCTTCTATTCCCAGAATCAGAAAAGAGATGTTGAGTTTTGCCAAAAGCCTCTTTTTTTTGCAGCTAATGCGATGACCATGTGATTTCTCTCCTTAACTCTGCATgctatattacatttattaatttgcatTTGTTGAACCAACCATGCATTACTGAGTTAATATCAACTTCactagtttttaaagaaaaaatgattacatctttatttatttactttttttttggtaaaggGTCTCTCTGTAAAGTGCAGAGGAGTAGACTAGGTTGAagttgaatttttctttcttttcttttataaaggaatttttattattaagatttttttttattcattttacataccaaccacagatccctctttcctccctcctcctggccccccagccttcccccccaacccacccccagccccatctcctccaaggcaagatctcccatggggagtcagcagagcctggtacattcaattgaggcaggtccaagcccctcttccctgcaccaaggctgtggaaGGTGTCCTactataggcactgggctccaaaaaagctggctcatgcaccggggatggatcccgatcccactgcctgggggcttcctaaacagttcagactaaacaactgtctcacctatccagagggcctagtccagtaccatgggggctccacagctattggtccacagttcatgcatctCCACTagttggctggccatctctgtacgttttcccatcatgatctggatgtcccttgctcatagaattcctcctttctctcatcagttggactcctggagctcagcctggcgcgtagctgtggatctctgcatctgcttccatcagtcactggatgaaggctctatgatgacagagtaatcacccatctgatcactggagtaggccagttcaggcaccctctcaaccattgccagtagtttaAAGTGGGGTCATCTTTgaggattcctgagaacttccctagcaccctgtttctccctattcccataatgtcttcatttattatggtatctctttccttgctctcccactctgttcctgttccagctcaaacctcccattcctctgtgttcttatcccccatcccttgctctccattaccgccctcacccccagtttgctcatgtagatatcatctatttctccttcactgggcaatCCATGTATCCCTTTTAGGTTCCTCCCTGCTAGcaagcctccctggagctgtcggttgcagtctggttatcctttgctttacatctagtatccacttatgagtgagtacataccatgtttgtagttctgagtctgggttacctcactcaggatgatattttctagttccatccatttgcttgcaaatttcatgatattgttttttactgctgagtagtactctattgtgtatatatgccacattttctttatccattcttcagttgaggggcatataggttgttttcggattctggctattatgaatatatgaatatagttgagcatgtgtccttgtggtatgtttgagcattccttgggtatatgcccaagagtagtatggctgggtcttgagattgattcccaattttctgagaaaccaccatactgatttacaaagtggctatacaagtttgcactcccaccaacagtggaggagtgttcccctggctctgtatcctctccaacataagctgtcttcaatatttttgatcttagccattctgacaggtgtgagatggtatctcagagtcattttgatttgcatttccctgatgactaaggatgttgagcaattccttaaatgtcatttggccatttgagattcttctgttgagaatcttctgtttagctctgtagcccattttcaaattggattgttcagtatttagATTTCTAGATTCTTGAATTcttatatatattttagagaccagacctctgtcagatgtggggttggtgaagatcttttcccattctgtaggctgtcgttttatCTTATTGACTGTGTTCTTTGCTCTCAAAGAAGCTTTGTTcgaaagcttctcagtttcagaaggtcccatttattaattgttgctcttagtgtctttgctactggtattatatttaggaagtggtctcctgtgccaatgcattccagactacttcctactttctcttctatcaagttcagtgtaactggatttatgttgaggtctttgattcacttggacttgagttttgtgcatggtgacagatatggatctatttgcaatcttctacatgttgacatccagttatgccagcaccatttgttgaagatgctttcttttttccattgtagagttttggcttctttatcaaaaatcaggtgttcataggtgtgtggattaatgtcagggtcttcaatttgattccattggtccacatgtcagtttttattccagtaccaagctatttttgttactatagctctatagtagagcttgaagtcagggatcgtgatgcccccagaggttgctttattgtacaggattcttttagctatcctggttttttgtttttccatatgaagttgagtattgttctttccaagtgtgtaaagaattgtgtttgtattttgatggggattgcattgaatctgtagattgcttttggtaagattgccatttttactatgttaatcctacctatccatgagcatgggagatctttccattttctgatatcttcttcaatttttttcttcagagacttaaagttcttatcatacaggtccttcacttgctttttTCGAGTTAcccaaaggtattttatattatttgtggctg
Protein-coding regions in this window:
- the Actl9 gene encoding actin-like protein 9: MDVNGHAKPQPSPETPGPLALNSSTLLVNNSLQQDSLNLVVDRLPPKTGAVVIDMGTGTCKVGFAGHSQPTYTVATILGCQPKKQATKGRSELETFIGEAARSRPELRLVKPIRNGIVVDWEAAELIWRHILEHDLRVATQDHPLLFSDPPFSPVTNREKLIEVAFESLHSPAIYVASQSVLSVYAHGRVNGLVVDTGHGVSYTVPVVQGYNLPHAIQRLDLAGNHLTAFLAEMLLGSGFSLRQEDLDIVESIKHRYCYLASDFQKEQARLDQECKQTLKLPDGRTVTLGKELFQCPELLFHPPEIPGLSPMGLPAMAEQSLIKVPRELRNHVAQNVLLCGGSSLFTGLEGRFRAELLRSLPPEDHVVVMAQPNRNLSVWIGGSILASLRAFQSCWVLREHYEERGPQVVYRKCY